Proteins encoded by one window of Lutibacter sp. A64:
- a CDS encoding sulfatase gives MKFQYFLIFSLFTSLIFSQQKKKPNVLFIISDDLTTTAVSSYEKNVCKTPNIDKLASQGTRFTKTYSQYPVCGPSRASLLTGYYPSAIKTYGYVSGRENIGDSRNTLPQLFKNNGYYTARVSKIYHMGVPIDIETGSNGQDDEASWTERFNSQGPEWKAKGEAELIQGNPDGTLERKGGNVMTIVKAVGDDFVHSDGKTAKKAIELIKKHKHEPFFLAVGFVRPHVPFVAPKNYFKPYPFEEIKVPKKIDGDWNDIPKRGINYVNSKNAQMSLEQEKKAIAAYYASVSYMDAQVGKVLKALKDEGLEENTIVVFTSDHGFHLGEHDFWMKVSLHEESVRVPMIIKVPGEEPAVCNSFTELLDLYPTLASLAGLKVSKHIQGKDLTPLLSNSKKKVRNMAFSVSQGGKTLLIRTKKWAYIQYNEDATAGIELFDMKNDPQQFTNLAENPKYRRVVKKMKRKLNTKLAKIRTNDLNIKY, from the coding sequence ATGAAATTCCAATATTTTTTAATTTTTAGTTTATTTACTTCACTTATTTTTTCACAACAAAAGAAAAAGCCTAATGTGCTATTTATTATTTCAGATGATTTAACAACAACTGCGGTTTCTTCTTATGAAAAAAATGTTTGTAAAACACCTAATATAGATAAGCTCGCTTCTCAAGGTACACGATTTACAAAAACTTATAGCCAATATCCAGTATGTGGGCCTTCAAGAGCTTCATTGTTAACAGGCTATTATCCAAGTGCAATTAAAACGTATGGTTATGTAAGTGGAAGAGAAAATATTGGAGATTCTAGAAATACTTTACCTCAGTTATTTAAAAATAATGGATATTATACTGCTAGAGTAAGTAAAATTTACCATATGGGTGTTCCAATTGATATTGAAACAGGTTCAAATGGACAAGATGATGAGGCTTCATGGACAGAACGTTTTAATAGTCAAGGTCCAGAATGGAAAGCTAAAGGTGAAGCTGAATTAATACAAGGTAATCCTGATGGAACGCTAGAAAGAAAAGGAGGAAATGTTATGACTATTGTTAAAGCAGTTGGAGATGATTTTGTACATTCTGATGGTAAAACCGCTAAAAAGGCAATAGAACTTATTAAAAAACATAAACATGAACCTTTCTTTTTAGCTGTAGGTTTTGTTAGGCCTCATGTGCCTTTTGTAGCTCCAAAAAACTACTTTAAACCTTATCCTTTTGAAGAAATAAAAGTTCCTAAAAAAATAGATGGAGATTGGAATGATATTCCAAAACGAGGAATTAATTATGTTAATAGTAAAAATGCTCAAATGAGTTTAGAGCAAGAGAAGAAAGCAATAGCAGCATATTATGCAAGTGTTTCTTATATGGATGCACAGGTTGGAAAAGTTTTAAAAGCTTTAAAAGATGAAGGCTTAGAAGAAAATACTATTGTTGTTTTTACTTCAGATCACGGATTTCATTTAGGGGAACATGATTTTTGGATGAAAGTTAGTTTACACGAAGAATCTGTAAGAGTTCCAATGATTATTAAAGTCCCAGGAGAAGAGCCTGCTGTTTGTAATTCTTTTACTGAATTATTGGATCTATATCCAACCTTAGCATCGTTAGCTGGATTAAAAGTTTCAAAACACATTCAAGGAAAAGATTTAACACCGTTACTTTCTAATTCGAAGAAAAAAGTAAGAAATATGGCTTTTTCAGTAAGTCAAGGTGGAAAAACTCTTTTGATTAGGACAAAAAAATGGGCATACATTCAATACAATGAAGATGCAACAGCAGGAATAGAACTTTTTGATATGAAAAATGATCCACAACAATTTACAAATTTAGCAGAAAACCCAAAATATAGACGTGTTGTAAAAAAAATGAAACGTAAATTAAATACTAAACTAGCTAAAATTAGAACGAACGATTTAAATATAAAATATTAA
- a CDS encoding arylsulfatase translates to MKLEFRRIALLLVLLVNLSACKEVSTKPNATKPNVIYILADDLGYGELGVYGQEKIKTPNIDALANSGMLFKQHYSGAPVCAPSRYMLMTGKHAGHARIRGNDEWDERGDVWNFEAAINDPNLEGQRPILNTTETIGKVMQKAGYKTAIIGKWGLGAPLTEGIPTKSGFDFFYGYNCQRQAHQLYPKHLWKNEEREWLNNNLVVPGTKLDKGVDPMDIASYSKYEQVDYAPAKMQTEVLNFIEENKEQPFFMYYATPLPHLPLQVPHKYVEKYVELFGDESPYLGDKGYFPHRYPHAAYAGMISYLDDQVGEIIAKLKELNLYENTIVVFTSDNGPSYLGGVDAQFFNSAGPFNNNYGHTKGFTYEGGIRVPMIASWPGKIKAGSKTNHISAFWDVMPTLGELVNTEVPNDIDGISFLPTLLGKDNQENHEFLYWEFPAQKGQQAVRMGEWKAVRKKIFKGNKTLELYNLKNDPSETTDVALKYPEIVSKIETIMKNEHTAAELDKFKIKQLGD, encoded by the coding sequence ATGAAATTAGAATTCAGAAGAATAGCCTTACTATTAGTTTTATTAGTAAACTTAAGTGCTTGTAAAGAAGTATCTACAAAACCAAATGCAACAAAACCAAATGTAATTTACATATTAGCCGATGATTTGGGGTATGGAGAATTAGGTGTTTATGGTCAAGAAAAAATTAAAACGCCAAATATTGATGCGTTAGCAAATTCTGGAATGTTATTTAAGCAACATTATTCTGGAGCTCCTGTTTGTGCTCCTTCTAGATATATGTTAATGACTGGAAAACATGCAGGACATGCAAGAATTAGAGGAAACGATGAATGGGATGAAAGGGGAGATGTTTGGAATTTTGAAGCAGCAATAAATGATCCAAATTTAGAAGGTCAACGTCCAATTTTAAATACTACCGAAACAATTGGAAAAGTGATGCAAAAGGCAGGTTATAAAACAGCAATTATTGGAAAATGGGGATTAGGAGCTCCGTTAACAGAAGGAATACCAACAAAAAGTGGATTCGATTTTTTTTATGGGTATAACTGCCAAAGACAAGCACATCAACTATATCCAAAACATTTATGGAAAAATGAAGAAAGAGAATGGTTAAATAATAATTTAGTAGTTCCAGGAACAAAATTAGATAAAGGTGTAGATCCAATGGATATTGCAAGTTATAGTAAGTACGAACAAGTAGATTATGCGCCAGCTAAAATGCAAACAGAAGTATTAAATTTTATTGAAGAAAATAAAGAACAACCATTTTTTATGTATTATGCTACTCCTTTACCTCATTTACCTTTGCAAGTTCCACATAAATATGTAGAGAAATATGTTGAGTTGTTTGGAGATGAATCGCCTTATTTAGGTGATAAAGGCTACTTTCCTCATAGATATCCACATGCAGCTTATGCAGGAATGATTTCTTATTTAGATGATCAAGTTGGAGAAATTATAGCTAAATTAAAAGAGTTAAATTTATATGAAAATACCATAGTAGTTTTTACAAGCGATAATGGTCCTAGTTATTTAGGTGGTGTAGATGCTCAATTTTTTAATAGTGCTGGACCTTTTAATAATAATTATGGACATACTAAAGGTTTTACTTATGAAGGAGGAATACGTGTACCAATGATTGCAAGTTGGCCTGGAAAAATTAAAGCAGGAAGTAAAACTAATCATATTTCTGCTTTTTGGGACGTAATGCCAACACTTGGTGAGCTTGTAAATACTGAAGTACCAAATGATATTGATGGTATTAGTTTTTTACCAACTTTATTAGGAAAAGATAATCAAGAAAATCATGAATTTTTATATTGGGAATTTCCTGCTCAAAAAGGGCAACAAGCTGTAAGAATGGGAGAGTGGAAAGCTGTAAGAAAAAAAATATTTAAAGGAAATAAGACCTTAGAATTATACAATTTAAAAAATGATCCATCAGAAACTACAGATGTTGCATTAAAATATCCTGAAATAGTATCTAAAATTGAAACTATTATGAAAAATGAACATACAGCTGCAGAATTAGATAAATTTAAAATTAAACAATTAGGAGATTAG
- a CDS encoding chondroitinase-B domain-containing protein produces MKNKYNQIRIIVSVLFLLITQLSISQTIYNIDDPEELEEYTYVAGDEIILANGVYDTDERIKFVGNGTAEKPIIFRAETPGGVTFTGGLKMSIGGDYVVVDGFYWKGGYGASNFIEFRNGYDYANHSTIQNCAIDGLEIEPDDKADDLAEGSITKHRWIVLYGTFNTVINCSFMNKESAGALILAEYAYNAFPPVADGEPEINNSCELVGHTISNNYFYNFAKMDASLSNSGDSETIRIGTSEYQNVNSGATVSNNYFVEANGENEIITNKSKNNTYINNTFRRSRGSLVLRHGSKATVEGNYFLGENVDGTGGIRITDSYHNITNNYIQDCITVVDQAKWNNGITFIGGSDKADVDCNSTNVSNGYQKTTNINVSNNTIINTNAPLYYNTDKGSTDPTGDITNNLIYFTPNNANLTDVISGQYSSLGTALTYNRNVYNGTNLGVTNDGFTEETAINAIADGEIYTFSGADGKGADMGMYKPTTDTMVGYGIGACFLDNTGAKITDGDCTIEISESLIVSSLPALNYEADSYNVSVNANVSWTAVSNDDWITIDLNSATGDAEISLSVTSNTTTTERTGTVTFTQNTDEDAIVKTLTIIQNGVPPTYGLKLINDGSINDNVAVYSVFHEEITDSKNNIAIHSLDKDTDTQWSGNNEISEINEGTNVGEIIYDLGGSFDLKLVDYMATNGKTYEFKILVSSTTTDDTAFTNPFGESNLVCATEADEFTNFLLPQVATGTKYVKIIGFGQPARPSGWNTIVEIEFYGVAKDLSDDSDNDGVMNNVDQCNNTPAGEVVDAEGCSESQLDDDNDGVMNNVDQCNNTPAGEAVNAEGCSESQLDDDNDGVMNNVDQCNNTTAGEVVDAEGCSESQLDDDNDGVMNNVDQCNNTTVGATVNEVGCFVLPANNFKIETVSETCPNKDNGKIIITTEENLDYVITINEETYRFNNSLEVDGLEPKNHDFCISVEGESFEQCFNAIVEAGTTISGKTSITSNKVIIDIEKGTAPYNISINGKEAFVTMNNSFSLDVMHGDVIQVKTNIECEGVLSKQIDLFETITAYPNPTNGKLAINLPVEMDNVKIELFTMHSQLISSKTYNVDYGKVVISLEDLPTGVYLAKIMLDKPKTIKIIKE; encoded by the coding sequence ATGAAAAACAAATACAATCAAATACGTATTATTGTTAGTGTTTTATTTTTACTAATAACACAGCTTTCAATTTCTCAAACAATTTATAATATAGATGATCCAGAAGAATTAGAAGAATACACCTATGTGGCTGGTGATGAAATTATATTAGCAAATGGAGTTTATGATACGGATGAGCGTATAAAATTTGTTGGAAACGGTACTGCGGAGAAGCCTATTATATTTAGAGCTGAAACGCCAGGTGGTGTTACTTTTACTGGCGGATTAAAAATGAGCATTGGTGGAGATTATGTTGTTGTAGATGGATTTTATTGGAAAGGTGGTTATGGTGCTAGTAATTTTATTGAATTTAGAAATGGTTATGATTATGCAAATCATAGTACCATTCAAAATTGTGCAATAGATGGTTTAGAGATAGAACCAGATGATAAGGCCGATGATTTAGCTGAAGGATCAATTACAAAACATAGATGGATTGTATTGTACGGAACATTTAATACTGTTATTAATTGTTCTTTTATGAATAAAGAAAGTGCAGGTGCTTTAATATTAGCAGAATATGCTTATAATGCATTTCCACCAGTTGCAGATGGTGAACCAGAAATTAATAATAGTTGTGAACTAGTTGGGCATACTATTAGCAATAATTATTTTTACAATTTTGCTAAAATGGATGCATCATTAAGTAATTCTGGAGATAGTGAAACAATTCGTATAGGTACTAGTGAATATCAAAATGTAAATAGTGGTGCTACAGTTAGCAATAATTATTTTGTTGAAGCTAATGGAGAGAATGAAATTATTACTAATAAAAGTAAAAACAATACCTATATTAATAATACTTTTAGAAGATCTAGAGGTTCTTTAGTACTTAGACATGGTTCTAAAGCTACTGTTGAAGGAAATTACTTTTTAGGTGAAAATGTTGATGGTACTGGAGGTATTAGAATTACAGACAGTTACCATAATATAACCAATAATTATATTCAAGATTGTATTACAGTTGTAGATCAAGCAAAATGGAATAATGGAATCACGTTTATTGGTGGAAGTGATAAAGCGGATGTTGATTGTAATTCTACCAATGTTTCAAATGGGTATCAAAAAACTACAAATATTAATGTTTCTAACAATACTATTATTAATACAAATGCTCCTTTGTATTATAATACAGATAAAGGATCAACCGATCCAACCGGAGATATAACTAATAATTTAATTTATTTTACGCCAAATAATGCAAATTTAACAGATGTTATTTCTGGACAATATTCTAGTTTAGGAACAGCTCTAACATACAATAGAAATGTTTATAATGGAACCAATTTAGGAGTAACTAATGATGGTTTTACAGAAGAAACAGCAATTAATGCAATTGCAGATGGCGAAATTTATACTTTTTCAGGTGCAGATGGTAAAGGTGCAGATATGGGAATGTATAAACCAACAACAGATACTATGGTTGGCTACGGAATTGGAGCTTGCTTTTTAGATAATACTGGAGCTAAAATAACAGACGGTGATTGTACAATTGAAATTAGTGAATCTTTAATTGTTAGTTCTTTACCAGCACTTAATTATGAAGCTGATAGCTATAATGTTTCAGTGAATGCAAATGTAAGTTGGACAGCTGTTTCTAATGATGATTGGATAACTATTGATCTAAATTCAGCAACTGGTGATGCAGAAATTTCTCTTTCAGTTACTTCAAATACAACAACTACAGAAAGAACCGGTACAGTAACCTTTACGCAAAATACAGATGAAGATGCTATAGTAAAAACATTAACCATTATTCAAAATGGCGTGCCACCAACATATGGCCTTAAACTTATTAATGATGGGTCTATAAACGATAATGTAGCTGTTTATTCAGTATTTCATGAAGAAATAACAGATTCTAAAAACAATATTGCAATACATAGTTTAGATAAAGATACTGATACGCAATGGTCTGGTAACAATGAGATTTCAGAAATTAATGAAGGTACAAATGTAGGTGAAATTATTTACGATTTAGGTGGTAGTTTTGATTTGAAATTAGTTGATTATATGGCAACTAATGGTAAAACTTATGAGTTTAAAATATTAGTTTCTTCTACAACTACTGATGATACTGCATTTACAAATCCGTTTGGTGAAAGTAATCTTGTCTGTGCTACCGAAGCTGATGAATTCACAAATTTTCTTTTACCGCAGGTAGCAACTGGAACCAAATATGTAAAAATTATAGGTTTTGGTCAACCAGCTAGACCAAGTGGTTGGAATACCATTGTAGAAATTGAGTTTTATGGAGTTGCAAAGGATTTAAGTGACGATAGTGATAATGATGGTGTTATGAATAATGTTGATCAATGTAACAATACACCAGCAGGTGAAGTGGTTGATGCAGAAGGTTGTTCAGAAAGTCAATTAGATGATGATAATGATGGTGTTATGAATAATGTTGATCAATGTAACAATACACCAGCAGGCGAAGCAGTTAATGCAGAAGGTTGTTCAGAAAGTCAATTAGATGATGATAATGATGGTGTTATGAATAATGTTGATCAATGTAATAATACAACAGCAGGTGAAGTGGTTGATGCAGAAGGTTGTTCAGAAAGTCAATTAGATGATGATAATGATGGTGTTATGAATAATGTTGATCAATGTAATAATACAACAGTTGGAGCAACTGTAAATGAAGTTGGTTGTTTTGTTTTACCTGCAAATAATTTTAAAATTGAAACTGTTAGTGAAACTTGTCCGAATAAAGACAACGGAAAAATAATAATTACTACTGAAGAAAATTTAGATTATGTAATAACCATTAATGAAGAAACATATAGATTTAATAATAGTTTAGAAGTTGATGGGTTAGAACCAAAAAACCACGATTTTTGTATTTCAGTAGAAGGAGAAAGCTTTGAACAGTGTTTTAATGCTATTGTTGAAGCTGGTACAACTATATCTGGTAAAACGTCAATTACTTCAAACAAAGTAATTATTGATATTGAAAAAGGTACTGCTCCTTATAATATTTCTATAAATGGGAAAGAAGCTTTTGTAACTATGAATAATTCATTTTCATTAGATGTTATGCATGGAGATGTTATTCAAGTTAAAACCAATATAGAATGTGAAGGTGTTTTATCAAAACAAATAGATTTATTTGAAACCATTACAGCATATCCAAATCCAACAAATGGAAAATTAGCAATTAATTTACCTGTTGAAATGGATAATGTAAAAATTGAATTATTTACGATGCATTCGCAATTAATTTCATCAAAAACATATAATGTTGACTATGGAAAAGTAGTAATTTCTTTAGAAGATTTGCCTACTGGAGTTTATTTAGCAAAAATTATGTTAGATAAACCTAAAACTATTAAAATTATTAAGGAATAA
- a CDS encoding threonine/serine ThrE exporter family protein yields the protein MNIPEKYKHIIELGKALHIYGVPSYKVQSYLTKVSKTEDIKGVFMDLPTWINYVFYEDEQTYNYIECIPPGVLNLGGLSRVDEVTNKVISKEIDSTEVVLELDKINKESTKINHFILTVSYAVASGAFSLMIGTNWISLIFALILGALVYPLVYLSTRSNYLETVLESLASFIVTVLASLLHLIFPELNVGIIILSSIIIFIPGLSITTALEEITSKSLVSGGAKLFDSIISLFKQFFGVLLGLALMASIIDFKQLVHVSNLPHWIMFSGIPLFSISLLAIFQVRKKDMVFGAVTGVLVFFTTVLFSGYGVLFSTFIGTIMAVAISHFFNRITKTPKTVFLTQGIVMLVPGSKSFMGLSNSFLNSSIIIADNIYEQVAYTLMGIIGGLLFSGVFRKR from the coding sequence ATGAATATTCCTGAAAAATATAAACACATTATTGAATTAGGGAAAGCCCTTCATATTTATGGTGTGCCTTCTTACAAAGTGCAATCTTATTTAACTAAAGTGTCTAAAACGGAAGATATAAAAGGTGTGTTTATGGACTTACCTACTTGGATAAATTATGTATTTTATGAAGATGAACAAACCTATAATTATATAGAATGTATTCCTCCTGGAGTTTTAAATTTAGGTGGATTATCTCGTGTAGATGAAGTTACAAATAAAGTAATTTCAAAAGAAATTGACAGTACAGAAGTAGTTCTAGAATTAGACAAAATCAATAAAGAGTCCACTAAAATTAATCATTTTATATTAACTGTTTCTTATGCAGTGGCTTCAGGAGCATTTAGTTTAATGATTGGCACTAACTGGATTTCTTTAATTTTCGCATTGATTTTAGGTGCATTGGTTTATCCACTTGTTTATTTATCTACCAGATCTAATTATTTAGAAACCGTTTTAGAATCTTTAGCCTCTTTTATAGTAACAGTACTTGCTAGTTTATTACATTTAATATTTCCTGAACTTAATGTTGGAATCATAATTTTATCTTCCATAATTATTTTTATTCCCGGGTTATCAATAACTACAGCCTTAGAAGAAATAACATCAAAAAGTTTAGTCTCTGGCGGAGCAAAGTTGTTTGATTCAATTATATCTTTATTTAAACAATTTTTTGGAGTATTATTAGGTTTAGCTTTAATGGCTTCTATTATTGATTTTAAGCAATTAGTTCATGTTTCCAATTTACCACATTGGATTATGTTTAGTGGTATTCCCTTATTTTCTATAAGTCTTTTAGCTATTTTTCAAGTACGAAAAAAAGATATGGTTTTTGGTGCAGTTACTGGAGTTCTTGTATTTTTTACTACTGTATTATTTTCAGGATATGGTGTGCTATTTAGTACTTTTATTGGTACAATTATGGCTGTTGCTATTAGTCACTTTTTTAATAGAATTACAAAAACACCAAAAACAGTATTTTTAACACAAGGTATTGTAATGCTTGTTCCAGGTAGTAAATCTTTTATGGGATTAAGCAATTCTTTTTTAAATTCATCAATTATAATTGCTGATAATATTTACGAACAAGTAGCTTATACTTTAATGGGAATTATTGGTGGTTTATTGTTTTCTGGAGTATTTAGAAAACGTTAA